A genome region from Panthera leo isolate Ple1 chromosome A2, P.leo_Ple1_pat1.1, whole genome shotgun sequence includes the following:
- the TMEM259 gene encoding membralin isoform X1 gives MSEHAAPGAPGPGPNGGGGPVPARGPRTPNLNPNPLINVRDRLFHALFFKMAVTYSRLFPPAFRRLFEFFVLLKALFVLFVLAYIHIVFSRSPINCLEHVRDKWPREGILRVEVQHNSSRAPVFLQFCDGGRRGSFPGLAVEPGSLELEEEEEELAVEMFGNTSVKFELDIEPKVLKPPGGAELLNDSQESPFPETPSKAWPQDEYVVEYSLEYGFLRLSQATRQRLSIPVMVVTLDPSRDQCFGDRFSRLLLAEFLGYDDILMSSVKGLAENEENKGFLRNVVSGEHYRFVSMWMARTSYLAAFVIMVIFTLSVSMLLRYSHHQIFVFIVDLLQMLEMNMAIAFPAAPLLTVILALVGMEAIMSEFFNDTTTAFYIILIVWLADQYDAICCHTNTSKRHWLRFFYLYHFAFYAYHYRFNGQYSSLALVTSWLFIQHSMIYFFHHYELPAILQQIRIQEMLLQTPPLGPGAPTALPDDLNNNGGAPAAAPDPAGPAPALGPGSPGASGGPGPVPEAPSSLVAAAASVAAAASGDLGWMAETAAMITDASFLSGLSASLLERRPAGPLSPGGGPPRVPQDSAPSSNSLARDEAPPAVGVSGPSPAPTAPVDPPPEVGS, from the exons ATGTCGGAGCACGCGGcgcccggggccccggggcccgggcccaacggcggcggcggcccggtCCCCGCGCGCGGGCCTCGCACCCCCAACCTCAACCCCAACCCTCTCATCAACGTGCGCGACCGGCTTTTCCACGCGCTCTTCTTCAAGATGGCTGTCACCTACTCGCGGCTCTTCCCGCCCGCCTTCCGACGACTCTTCGAGTTCTTCGTGCTGCTCAAG GCCCTGTTTGTGCTCTTTGTCCTGGCCTACATCCACATCGTCTTCTCCCGCTCGCCCATCAACTGCCTGGAGCACGTGCGGGACAAGTGGCCTCGGGAGGGCATCTTGCGCGTGGAGGTCCAGCACAACTCGAGCCGCGCACCCGTCTTCCTGCAGTTTTGTGATGGTGGCCGCCGCGGCAGCTTCCCTGGCCTGGCCGTGGAGCCGGGCAGcttggagctggaggaggaggaggaggagctggccgTGGAGATGTTTGGGAACACCTCCGTCAAG TTCGAGTTGGACATTGAGCCCAAAGTGTTGAAGCCACCGGGTGGTGCCGAGCTCCTGAATGACAGCCAGGAGTCCCCCTTCCCAGAGACGCCCTCTAAAG CATGGCCACAGGATGAATATGTCGTGGAGTACTCGCTGGAGTATGGCTTCCTCCGGCTGTCCCAGGCCACACGACAGCGACTCAGCATCCCTGTCATGGTGGTCACTCTGG ACCCCTCGCGAGACCAGTGCTTCGGGGACCGCTTCAGCCGCCTGCTGTTGGCCGAGTTCCTGGGCTACGACGACATCCTCATGTCCAGCGTCAAAGGCCTGGCCGAGAACGAGGAGAACAAGG GCTTCCTGCGGAACGTGGTGTCCGGTGAGCACTACCGTTTCGTGAGCATGTGGATGGCTCGCACGTCCTACCTGGCCGCCTTCGTCATCATGGTCATCTTC ACCCTCAGCGTCTCCATGCTGCTCCGATACTCCCACCACCAGATTTTTGTCTTCATTG TGGACCTGCTGCAGATGCTGGAGATGAATATGGCCATCGCCTTCCCCGCCGCGCCCCTGCTGACCGTCATCCTGGCCCTCGTAG GGATGGAAGCCATCATGTCCGAGTTCTTCAACGACACCACCACGGCCTTCTACATCATCCTCATCGTCTGGCTGGCCGACCAGTACGACGCCATCTGCTGCCACACCAACACCAGCAAGAGACACTGGCTGCG gtTCTTCTACCTGTACCACTTCGCCTTCTACGCCTACCACTACCGCTTCAACGGCCAGTACAGCAGCCTGGCCCTGGTCACGTCCTGGCTCTTCATCCAG CATTCCATGATCTACTTCTTCCACCACTACGAGCTGCCCGCCATCCTGCAGCAGATTCGCATCCAGGAAATGCTGCTGCAGACCCCGCCCCTGGGCCCCGGCGCCCCCACGGCCCTTCCGGACGACCTCAACAACAACGGAGGTGCCCCGGCCGCCGCGCCTGACCCTGCCGGCCcggcccctgccctgggccctggctcGCCGGGTGCCAGTGGGGGTCCCGGGCCCGTGCCTGAGGCGCCCAGCTCCCTGGTGGCCGCGGCGGCCTcggtggcggcggcggccagCGGTGACCTGGGCTGGATGGCAGAGACGGCCGCCATGATCACAGACGCCTCCTTCTTGTCTGGCCTGAGTGCCTCCCTCCTGGAGCGACGGCCCGCTGGCCCACTGAGCCCTGGTGGAGGGCCCCCCCGAGTCCCCCAGGACAGTGCCCCCTCCAGCAACTCCCTGGCGCGTGACGAGGCGCCCCCGGCCGTCGGGGTGAGTGGGCCCAGCCCTGCACCCACAGCCCCAGTGGACCCGCCCCCGGAGGTCGGCTCCTGA
- the TMEM259 gene encoding membralin isoform X2: MSEHAAPGAPGPGPNGGGGPVPARGPRTPNLNPNPLINVRDRLFHALFFKMAVTYSRLFPPAFRRLFEFFVLLKALFVLFVLAYIHIVFSRSPINCLEHVRDKWPREGILRVEVQHNSSRAPVFLQFCDGGRRGSFPGLAVEPGSLELEEEEEELAVEMFGNTSVKFELDIEPKVLKPPGGAELLNDSQESPFPETPSKAWPQDEYVVEYSLEYGFLRLSQATRQRLSIPVMVVTLDPSRDQCFGDRFSRLLLAEFLGYDDILMSSVKGLAENEENKGFLRNVVSGEHYRFVSMWMARTSYLAAFVIMVIFIFVFIVDLLQMLEMNMAIAFPAAPLLTVILALVGMEAIMSEFFNDTTTAFYIILIVWLADQYDAICCHTNTSKRHWLRFFYLYHFAFYAYHYRFNGQYSSLALVTSWLFIQHSMIYFFHHYELPAILQQIRIQEMLLQTPPLGPGAPTALPDDLNNNGGAPAAAPDPAGPAPALGPGSPGASGGPGPVPEAPSSLVAAAASVAAAASGDLGWMAETAAMITDASFLSGLSASLLERRPAGPLSPGGGPPRVPQDSAPSSNSLARDEAPPAVGVSGPSPAPTAPVDPPPEVGS, encoded by the exons ATGTCGGAGCACGCGGcgcccggggccccggggcccgggcccaacggcggcggcggcccggtCCCCGCGCGCGGGCCTCGCACCCCCAACCTCAACCCCAACCCTCTCATCAACGTGCGCGACCGGCTTTTCCACGCGCTCTTCTTCAAGATGGCTGTCACCTACTCGCGGCTCTTCCCGCCCGCCTTCCGACGACTCTTCGAGTTCTTCGTGCTGCTCAAG GCCCTGTTTGTGCTCTTTGTCCTGGCCTACATCCACATCGTCTTCTCCCGCTCGCCCATCAACTGCCTGGAGCACGTGCGGGACAAGTGGCCTCGGGAGGGCATCTTGCGCGTGGAGGTCCAGCACAACTCGAGCCGCGCACCCGTCTTCCTGCAGTTTTGTGATGGTGGCCGCCGCGGCAGCTTCCCTGGCCTGGCCGTGGAGCCGGGCAGcttggagctggaggaggaggaggaggagctggccgTGGAGATGTTTGGGAACACCTCCGTCAAG TTCGAGTTGGACATTGAGCCCAAAGTGTTGAAGCCACCGGGTGGTGCCGAGCTCCTGAATGACAGCCAGGAGTCCCCCTTCCCAGAGACGCCCTCTAAAG CATGGCCACAGGATGAATATGTCGTGGAGTACTCGCTGGAGTATGGCTTCCTCCGGCTGTCCCAGGCCACACGACAGCGACTCAGCATCCCTGTCATGGTGGTCACTCTGG ACCCCTCGCGAGACCAGTGCTTCGGGGACCGCTTCAGCCGCCTGCTGTTGGCCGAGTTCCTGGGCTACGACGACATCCTCATGTCCAGCGTCAAAGGCCTGGCCGAGAACGAGGAGAACAAGG GCTTCCTGCGGAACGTGGTGTCCGGTGAGCACTACCGTTTCGTGAGCATGTGGATGGCTCGCACGTCCTACCTGGCCGCCTTCGTCATCATGGTCATCTTC ATTTTTGTCTTCATTG TGGACCTGCTGCAGATGCTGGAGATGAATATGGCCATCGCCTTCCCCGCCGCGCCCCTGCTGACCGTCATCCTGGCCCTCGTAG GGATGGAAGCCATCATGTCCGAGTTCTTCAACGACACCACCACGGCCTTCTACATCATCCTCATCGTCTGGCTGGCCGACCAGTACGACGCCATCTGCTGCCACACCAACACCAGCAAGAGACACTGGCTGCG gtTCTTCTACCTGTACCACTTCGCCTTCTACGCCTACCACTACCGCTTCAACGGCCAGTACAGCAGCCTGGCCCTGGTCACGTCCTGGCTCTTCATCCAG CATTCCATGATCTACTTCTTCCACCACTACGAGCTGCCCGCCATCCTGCAGCAGATTCGCATCCAGGAAATGCTGCTGCAGACCCCGCCCCTGGGCCCCGGCGCCCCCACGGCCCTTCCGGACGACCTCAACAACAACGGAGGTGCCCCGGCCGCCGCGCCTGACCCTGCCGGCCcggcccctgccctgggccctggctcGCCGGGTGCCAGTGGGGGTCCCGGGCCCGTGCCTGAGGCGCCCAGCTCCCTGGTGGCCGCGGCGGCCTcggtggcggcggcggccagCGGTGACCTGGGCTGGATGGCAGAGACGGCCGCCATGATCACAGACGCCTCCTTCTTGTCTGGCCTGAGTGCCTCCCTCCTGGAGCGACGGCCCGCTGGCCCACTGAGCCCTGGTGGAGGGCCCCCCCGAGTCCCCCAGGACAGTGCCCCCTCCAGCAACTCCCTGGCGCGTGACGAGGCGCCCCCGGCCGTCGGGGTGAGTGGGCCCAGCCCTGCACCCACAGCCCCAGTGGACCCGCCCCCGGAGGTCGGCTCCTGA